The sequence CTGGGAGAAGCAGGGCCTCGGCGAGGTGGACCGGGCCCGGCTCAACGTGGCGGGCTCCTCACTGGCGACCGGCCACCCCTTCGCGGCCACCGGGGCGCGGATCGTGGCGACCCTGGCGAAGCTGCTCGCCGAGCGGGAGAGTCCCGGCCGCGGACTGATCTCGATCTGCGTGGCGGGCGGCCAGGGCGTGACGGCGATCCTGGAACGCCCCTGAAGCATCACCCATGTTCAGCCGCGTTCGGCCATGTTCAGCGGCTCACCATGCCCATACGTTGGGCAAAAGATGAACAGCCGTCCGAACGCGCACCAACCTCTCACTCTTCCGCACACAAGCCCCCCAGTTTCCAGGGTGAACCTGCCCGTTCACGGGTCCGTAATGGGAGAAGTACGAGAGTAAGGAGCCGCCCGTGTCCCGCGATGCCTCTGCCCGCCCCCAGCCCGTCCTGCCCGAACCCGAGGTCAGGCGGCTGGACGGGGTCGTACGAGAGGTCTCGGTCCCGCCGCTGATCCTGCCCGTGACGCACGGCTCGCTCGCGGACATCCCCTTCGACAACGCGGACCAGGTGCCGGACGACGCGGTGCTCAGCCGCAAGGGCCCGGACGGCCGCTGGACGGATGTCACGGCGGCCGAGTTCGCCGACCAGGTGCTCGCGGTCGCCAAGGGGCTGATCGCGGAGGGCCTGATGCCGGGCGACCGGCTCGCGATCATGGCGCGTACGACGTACGAGTGGACGCTGCTGGACTTCGCCGCGTGGGCCGCAGGACTGGTGACCGTCCCCGTCTACCCGACCTCGTCCATCTTCCAGACGCGCTGGATCCTCCAGGACTCGGGCGCGGTGGCGATCGCCGTCGAGCACGTGTCGCAGGCCGCCGCGCTCGGCCCCGAACGCGACCGGCTGCCCGACGTCCAGCACATGTGGATCTTCGAGAAGGGGCACACGGACCGGCTGGCCGAGCTGGGTCGGGACGTCCCCGACCAGGAGGTCGCCGTACGCCGGGGAGTCCTCGGCCCCGACTCCCTCGCGACGGTCATGTACACCTCCGGCACCACGGGCCGGCCCAAGGGCTGCGCGCTGACCCACGGCAACTTCTTCGCCGAGGTCGACAACGCCGTCGAACTGCTCCACCCCGTCTTCAAGTCCACCTTCAAGGAACCGGCGTCCACGCTCCTCTACCTCCCCCTCTCGCACGTCTTCGGCCGGATGGTCGCCGTCGCCTGCATGCGCGCCCGGGTGCGCCTGGGCCACGCGCCGAGCATCCGTACGGAGGAGCTGCTGGTCGACCTCGCGGGGTTCGCCCCGACCTTCCTGCTGGCCATCCCGTACGTGCTGGAGAAGGTCTACAACACCGGCCGCGCGACCGCCGAGAAGATGGGCCGGGCGGCCTCCTTCGACCGGGCCGCCCGGGTGGCCCGCGGCTACGGGGAGGCGCTGGAGGCCCAGCAGCACGGCACGGGTTCGGGGCCGGGCGCGAAACTCAGGGCGGCCCGCGCCCTGTACGACCCCCTCGTCTACCGCCGCATCCGCGCGGCCCTCGGCGGCAAGGTCCGCCAGGTGGTCTGCGGCGGCTCCCCGCTAGGCCGCCGCCTCGCCTCCTTCTACGCCGGCGCAGGCATCCAGGTGTACGAGGGCTACGGCCTCACCGAGTCCACCGCCGCCGCGACCCTCACCTACCCGCACCGGCCCCGCCTCGGCACGGTCGGCTGGCCGCTGCCCGGCACCCGGGTGCGCGTAGCCCAGGACGGCGAGGTCCTGCTCAGCGGCAACCAGGTGTTCCGCGGCTACTGGGACCCGCAGGCGGGCGGAGTGGTCCCGGCCGCCCAGGACGGCTGGTTCGCCACCGGGGACATCGGCGAACTGGACGACGACGGCTACCTCACGATCACCGGCCGCAAGAAGGACATCCTGATCACCACCAGCGGCAAGAACGTCGCCCCGGCGCCGCTGGAGGACTGGCTGCGCGCCCATCCCCTCATCAACCAGTGCGTCGTGATCGGCGACAACCGCCCGTACGTCACCGCGCTGGTCACCCTGGACGCCGAGGGCATGGCCCACTGGTGCCGGATGACCGGCAAGGGCCAGGTCCCGGTCGCCACGCTGGCCGACGACCCCGGCCTGCTCGCCGTCCTCCAGCGGGCGGTCGACGACGCGAACCGCCTGGTCTCCCGCGCCGAATCGATCCGCCGCTTCACCGTCCTCCCCCTCAACTTCACGGAGACGGCCGGCCATCTGACCCCGACGATGAAGCTCCGCCGGGCGGTGGTGACCCGGGAGTTCGCCGGGGAGATCGAGAGCATGTACGACGGGGCGCTCGGCGAGGCGTAGCCCGGCGGGGGAGGGAGGCGCGGGGGCGCGGGGAAAAGGCAGGAGCCCCTCCACCTCGCGGTGTCGGGGCTCCTTGGGTCTTGCTTCTAGTTCCGGATCAGAGTGTCGGGCTCAGGGAGCCAGGACTCAGCCGAAGGATCAGGCGGGGGTGACGTTCTCCGCCTGCGGGCCCTTCGGACCCTGGGTCACGTCGAAGGTAACCGCCTGGTTCTCTTCGAGGGAGCGGAATCCGCTCGCGTTGATCGCGGAGTAGTGGACGAAGACGTCCGGGCCGCCGCCTTCCTGGGCGATGAAACCAAAGCCCTTTTCAGCGTTGAACCACTTCACGGTTCCGGTAGCCATAAGCCCTCCTTGGGCCCAAAGGGTTGCCCTGCTCCAGAACCTGCAAGGTGTAAACAAAAGCTTGTGAACAAAACCTTGTAAACAACTGCATTCGTCTGAAAACGACGAGAGCCCGCGGTCACATGCTCCGCAGGCTCTGTACTGCAAGGGAAACCAAACTGCAACTTGGGGATGAGCCTACCCAGGAGGGCAGCCGAAGGCAATAGAGGGCAAGATCACGTCACCCGGAAGTTTGGCGGGTCCGCCGGAGGGGCTGACGTAGCGGTATCACTCGGTGTCACAAGGGTTGACACGGGAGGCGGAGGCGGTTGCGCGATCCACTCGGGCACCCTGGATCCTGCACCGTACCGCATGGGGGCTAGCCTCACGATGTGGACAATTCTCCCGAGTCTCTTGAGGGGCGTCCCGACGCCCGCCGCTCCCGGCCGCGCGTCGGCCACATCCAGTTCCTGAACTGCCTGCCCCTCTACTGGGGGCTCGCCAGAACAGGCACGCTGCTCGACTTCGAGCTCACCAAGGACACCCCGGAGAAGCTCAGCGAGCAGCTCGTACGGGGCGATCTCGACATCGGGCCCATCACCCTCGTCGAGTTCCTCAAGCACGCCGACGAGCTGGTCGCCTTCCCCGACATCGCGGTCGGCTGCGACGGCCCGGTGATGTCCTGCGTGATCGTCTCCCAGGTCCCGCTGGACCAGCTGGACGGCGCCCGGGTCGCCCTCGGGTCGACCTCGCGCACGTCCGTACGCCTCGCGCAGCTTCTCCTGTCGGAGCGCTACGGCGTCGAGCCGTCCTACTACACCTGCCCGCCCGACCTGAGCCTGATGATGCAGGAGGCCGACGCGGCGGTGCTGATCGGTGACGCCGCACTGCGCGCCAACCTGCTGGACGGCCCGCGCTACGGCCTCCAGGTGCACGACCTCGGCGCCCTGTGGAAGGAGTGGACGGGCCTGCCCTTCGTCTTCGCGGTCTGGGCCGCCCGCCGCGACTACCTGGAGCGCGAACCGGTCCTCACCCGCAAGGTCCACGAGGCCTTCCTCGCCTCCCGCGACCTGTCCCTTGAGGAGGTCGGCAAGGTCGCCGAGCAGGCGGCCCGCTGGGAGGCCTTCGACGAGAGCGTCCTGGAGCGCTACTTCACGACGCTCGACTTCCGCTTCGGCGCACCGCAGCTGGAGGCGGTCACGGAGTTCGCGCGCCGCGTGGGACCCACGACCGGTTTCGCGGCGGACGTGAAGGTGGATCTGCTGGAGCCCTGAGGCCCGCGCCGGGAGGCGAGCGCCGAGGCCCCCGCGGAGGTCGGCACTACCCTGCTGGAGTGCGCGCGGGTCGTCCGGGGGACGACGCCGACAGGCGCACGGGATGGCGCGGGTCTGCGCGTATACGGGGGAGGTGCGGGGGTATGCGGCCGCTCGAAGTCGATGAACCCACTGTCGTGGGGCCCTACCGGCTGCTCGGCCGGCTCGGCTCCGGCGGGATGGGCCGCGTCTATCTGGGCCGCAGCGCGGGCGGCCGTACGGTCGCGGTCAAGATCGTGCACCCGCACTTCGCGCTCGACGAGGAGTTCCGTGCCCGGTTCCGCCGCGAGGTGGAGGCGGCCCGGCGGGTGGGCGGCGCGTACACCGCCCCCGTCCTCGACGCGGACCCGGACGCCCGTATCCCGTGGGTCGCGACCGGCTACGCCGCCGGCCCCACGCTGACCGCCGCGGTCACCGACTCAGGCACCCTCGCGGACCATTCCGTACGGGTCCTGGGCGCCGGTCTCGCCGAGGCGCTGACCGCGGTGCACGCGCTGGGACTGGTCCACCGCGACGTCAAGCCGTCGAACGTGCTGCTGACCCTCGACGGACCCCTGCTCATCGACTTCGGCATCGCCCGCGCGACCGACGGCACGGCGTCCCTCACCGCGACGGGCGTCTCCATCGGCTCGCCCGGCTACATGTCGCCCGAGCAGATCCTCGGCAAGGGCGTCACCGGCGCGGCCGACGTCTTCTCCCTGGGCGCGGTACTGGCGTACGCGGCAACGGGAACGTCCCCGTTCCCCGGCGACTCCTCGGCCGCCCTGCTCTACAAGGTGGTCCACGAGGAGCCCGAACTGGGCTCGCTGTCCGGCGAGTTGCGGGAGCTGGTGGCCGGGTGCCTCGCCAAGGACCCGTCGGCCCGCCCGTCCCCGGCGGCCCTCGCGACCGCGCTGGCCCCCGACGGCACGGCACGGCTGGTGGCGGCGGGATGGCTGCCGGGCCCGCTGGTGGAACAGGTCAGCCGCAGCGCGGTACGGCTGCTGAACCTGGAGGTGGCGGACGGGGCGGCGGAGGCGGCGCCGTCGGGGGTGGTGGGCTTCAGCAGTCCTTCGGTGGGGGAGGGGACATCGTCCGGGGCATCGTCGGGCGGGGCTTCCGGGACGGCCGAGGCCGGTGACGCGACCGGAGCCGGTGGCGGATTCCCGCCCGTGACGGGGGTGTTCGGCCCACCGGACCCGTCGTACGCGTCCTACTCACCCCACTCGCCGTACGCGAACCACGGGTCCGGTGGACCGCACACCCCCCGCCCCGGCACCCCCACCCACGTACCGGAACCGAGGGACGCCGACGGTCCCCTCGCTCCCGCTCCCGCTCCCGCCCCTGCTCCGGACCCGGCTCCGGCCGCCGGCAAGGTGTCCGTCAGTGTGGCCGCGACCTCCGTGCCGGGTGCCGACGGCCGTGGCCGCAAGCTGAGTTGCACGGTCGCCCTCGCCGTGGCGGGAGCGCTGGCGGCGGTGACGTTCGGCTCGGTGTTCGTGTTCGACCTGATGCCGGGAACCGGAACCGACTCGGACGACGGCAGCGACTCGGGGTCGGCTGGCCGGCCGCCCGCGACCAGCTCCGGACCCTCGGCCGGGAGCAGCGCCTCCCCCAGCCCCGGCCCCACCGGCGGTGAGGACAGCGCGGTGCCCGCGTCGTACCTCGGCACCTGGGAGGGCGACGGCTTCGCCCTCGACGGCAAGCTCCCCATGGGCACGTTCCGGGTCACGGTCCACCAGGCCGAGAAGGGCGAGCGGCTCGGCACCTTCCGCCAGACCGACCTCATCGGCGGCACCTGCGACACCGACCTCTTCCTCAAGAAGGTCACGGCCGACCGGCTGATCGCCACGAGCGTGGCCAAGCCGTCCACCACGTCCGAGTGCACGACGGGCCGCCACGAGGTCCGCCTCGTCCCGGTGGACGACGACCTCCGCTACGAGACGGACAACGCGGAGGCGGGGGATCCGGTGGCGCGGATGTCGAAGGTCGGGTAGCGGCGACCGGAAACGGCCGTGGGCCGGAGGGGTGTCACGCACGGCACCCCTCCGGCCCACGGCCGTTTCCGGTTCGACTACAGCGGCACGGTGACCGTGATCGTCTCGCCGTTCCCCAGGTGCAGCATGCCCTTGCCGGGGGTGACCGGGCCGCCGACCATGCTGCGGGTCGTACGGATGCCGATCAGCTCACCGGCACCGGAGTCCTGCGGGGAGAGCAGCAGGCCGCGGCGGCCCTTCTTGGCCTCGACCTGCCAGCCGGAGAAGCCGCTGCACACCTCCTCCTCGTCGCCGCCGATCACCAGCGCGAGCCCGCGGTCGGCGCCGCGCTGGACGAGCCGCTTCAGCTCGCGCTCGCAGTCCGCGTCCTCCAGGACCTCGCCGTCGTCGACGATGACCACGACGGGCTCCTCCGGGCTCGCCGACTCGATCGCCTCGTTGAAGTCGTCGCTCTCGATGTCGTCCTCGGTGAAGACCTTCAACACGCCGTCCTGGCCGTCGAGTTCGCGCAACGGTGACGGGCGCGGGGCGGCGATGACGAGGCGTACGCCCTGCAGGAGGTACGAGCGGGCGAGGTTCAGCAGTGCCGTGCTGCGGCCGGACTTCGCCGGGCCCGCGACGACGAACGTGGGCACGCCCTGGGAGAGGTCAGGACCGAAGGCCATGATGTCGTCGCCGCCGATACCCGCCAGCCCCCACAGCTTCGCCTGGGCGATTGCCGGGTCCCGCATCTCCCAGGCTTCCGGGAAACCGATCCGGGAGGGCAGCGAGTCCACCCTGAACGGCCGTCGCGCCCGCGGTACTTCGGCGTCGCGGGCGGCAGCCGCCTCGCCGATCGTGGCGAGCGCGGCGGCCTGTCCCTGCCCGCTCACATCGTCGGAGAGCAGCGCGAACTGCGTCTCGACGGCCGACTCGTTCTTGAAGCCGCGGCCGGGCGGGATCTCCTCCGGCACCTTGCGCGCGTTGATGCCGAGCATCGTGAAGTCCGAACGGTCGGCGAGCCGCAGACCGTACTTCTCCTCGGTGAGCGAGGCCATCCTGCCGAGCAGCACCTGCCGGTCACCGGTGACGACGAGGTGGATGCCGACGCTCGCGCCCTCGCGCATCATCGTCTGCAACTCGTCCGTCAGCTCACCGTGGTTGTACTCGCCGAGCGTCGGCAGCCAGCCCTCCCACCGGTCCAGCAGGACGACGACGTGCGGCAGCCGCTCCTCCTCGGTGACGGAGGCCCGCTGCTCACCGATGTCGGCGAACCCCTTGTCGGAGAGCAGGTCCTGACGCCGGGTCAGCTCACCCTTGAGCCGGGTGACGAGCCGTACGGCCCGTTCCGTCTGGTTACGTGCGACGACGGCCCCGCAGTGCGGCAGCCGCGTCAGGGCGTTGAGGGCGCCGTTGCCGCAGTCGATGCCGTAGAGGTGCACGTCCGCCGAGGAGTGCGTACGGGCGATCGAGCCGGCCAGGGTCCGCAGGATCTGCGAACGGCCGCTGCGAGGCGCACCGCCCACGATGAGATGCCCGAAGGAGGAGAAGTCGACGACGACCGGACGGCGGGCCTGGTCGGCGGGAATGTCCTCGACGCCGTACGGGGCCGGGGGCAGCCTGCCCGGCGCGAGCGCGGCAGCCGCCGGCACCTCGACCTCGTCGAGCAGCAGCGTCTCGGAGAGCGCGGGCAGCCAGGGACTGTGCTGGGCGGGGATCCCGATCGCGCTGTTGGCCTCCCGGACGGCGTCGACGAGCACCTTGAGGTCGGTGATCTCCTCTTCCTCCCGTGCCTCGACCTTGGGCTTGACCAGGGCGGCCCGCCCCAGGTCGGCCCACTCCAGGGGGCCGGCCCAGGGTGCGAGGAGCCGCGGATCGGCGGCGCCGGGCCGCCGGCCGCCGACGCGTCCCGACTGGAACGGTACGAGCGAGGCGTGCCCGAGCCGGACGTACGCGCGGCCGGGCGTGTTCTTGGAGATGTGCCCGGCCTCGGGGGAGTCGATGACATCGCTCGACTCGCCGCCGTCCGTCACGCGCAGAGCGATACGGAGGTTGGTGTTGGCCCGGATCTCGGGGGAGACGACGCCGGAGGGCCGCTGGGTGGCGAGCAGGAGATGGATGCCGAGCGAACGGCCCCGCTGGGCGATGTTGACGAGCCCCGTCACGAAGTCGGGCAGGTCGCGCACCATCGAGGCGAACTCGTCGATGACGATGAGGAGTCGGGGCAGCGGCCGGTTGGAGGGCTCGCGGCGTACGAGATCCTGGTAGTCCTCGATGTCCTTGGCGTCGGCGGCGGCCAGGATGTGTTCGCGCCGGTGCAGTTCGGCGCCGAGGGATTCCAGGGCCCGCTCGACGAGGTGGGCGTCGAGGTCGGTCACCATGCCGACGGTGTGCGGCAGGTTGACACAGTCCTTGAAGGCGGCGCCGCCCTTGTAGTCGACCAGCACGAACGTCATGTTCTCCGGCGTGTTGGCCACGGCGAGGGCCGCCACGATGGTCTGCAGCAGCTCCGACTTACCGGAACCGGTCGTACCGGCGATCAGACCGTGCGGCCCGTCCCGCCGGATGTCGATGCCGAAGGGCCCGTC is a genomic window of Streptomyces sp. NBC_00414 containing:
- a CDS encoding menaquinone biosynthetic enzyme MqnA/MqnD family protein; the protein is MDNSPESLEGRPDARRSRPRVGHIQFLNCLPLYWGLARTGTLLDFELTKDTPEKLSEQLVRGDLDIGPITLVEFLKHADELVAFPDIAVGCDGPVMSCVIVSQVPLDQLDGARVALGSTSRTSVRLAQLLLSERYGVEPSYYTCPPDLSLMMQEADAAVLIGDAALRANLLDGPRYGLQVHDLGALWKEWTGLPFVFAVWAARRDYLEREPVLTRKVHEAFLASRDLSLEEVGKVAEQAARWEAFDESVLERYFTTLDFRFGAPQLEAVTEFARRVGPTTGFAADVKVDLLEP
- a CDS encoding serine/threonine-protein kinase, which produces MRPLEVDEPTVVGPYRLLGRLGSGGMGRVYLGRSAGGRTVAVKIVHPHFALDEEFRARFRREVEAARRVGGAYTAPVLDADPDARIPWVATGYAAGPTLTAAVTDSGTLADHSVRVLGAGLAEALTAVHALGLVHRDVKPSNVLLTLDGPLLIDFGIARATDGTASLTATGVSIGSPGYMSPEQILGKGVTGAADVFSLGAVLAYAATGTSPFPGDSSAALLYKVVHEEPELGSLSGELRELVAGCLAKDPSARPSPAALATALAPDGTARLVAAGWLPGPLVEQVSRSAVRLLNLEVADGAAEAAPSGVVGFSSPSVGEGTSSGASSGGASGTAEAGDATGAGGGFPPVTGVFGPPDPSYASYSPHSPYANHGSGGPHTPRPGTPTHVPEPRDADGPLAPAPAPAPAPDPAPAAGKVSVSVAATSVPGADGRGRKLSCTVALAVAGALAAVTFGSVFVFDLMPGTGTDSDDGSDSGSAGRPPATSSGPSAGSSASPSPGPTGGEDSAVPASYLGTWEGDGFALDGKLPMGTFRVTVHQAEKGERLGTFRQTDLIGGTCDTDLFLKKVTADRLIATSVAKPSTTSECTTGRHEVRLVPVDDDLRYETDNAEAGDPVARMSKVG
- a CDS encoding FtsK/SpoIIIE domain-containing protein — encoded protein: MRLTLTVVDPLGGASADVVLDADPESSMGDIAKELAAHVGHSGGAQIIPIGSHGPHGPHGPHGQQPGGASGPVAYVDGHPVDPGSTVGTSALREGAVVSLYDPAGCLPGEPTGLVELRVASGPATGSVHRLGIGRYDIGSGPASYIRVDDPELAARALTLSVATDGTCQVALHGDRGDGKDKAAVTLDGEPLEEKEGKERTDWPLGAQIAVGNTLFELDRYSPPNAALKWSEDGTGLDYNRPPRLQPPERQTRFKLPAKPRDFEARPLPWLMALTPLVGAVVAVMIFGRWYYLIMALLSPIILFGNYFMDKKHGRKSHAKQVKEYKEHKERIEKDAQEALVDERLDRRQAVPDPAAVLSMSTGPRTRLWERRRTDADHLVIRVGTGQLPSEVVLDDPEQDDHKREVTWKIEDAPVAVPLRERGVVGIAGPGDSAQAIGRWVVAQAAVLHSPLDVQFYVLTENGARQTWDWVRWLPHSRPSGAQDTNVLIGTDAETVGARIGELTQLLDARQKASKENGRQTHFTDPDIVVVWDGSRRLRSMPGVVRLLREGPAVSMYAICLDAEERFLPGECQAVVIAEPRPREREKPQAGSATGATPPGPGVGYQAGSNGFPSFQAWHTAEADDRQEGEEKPLELRLRVEQTGTARVKNVRPDFVSSAWCARLSRALSPIRDISGETEDSALPGSSRLLDVLQLEPPTSDAVAARWRMGGQSTMAVVGESYDGPFGIDIRRDGPHGLIAGTTGSGKSELLQTIVAALAVANTPENMTFVLVDYKGGAAFKDCVNLPHTVGMVTDLDAHLVERALESLGAELHRREHILAAADAKDIEDYQDLVRREPSNRPLPRLLIVIDEFASMVRDLPDFVTGLVNIAQRGRSLGIHLLLATQRPSGVVSPEIRANTNLRIALRVTDGGESSDVIDSPEAGHISKNTPGRAYVRLGHASLVPFQSGRVGGRRPGAADPRLLAPWAGPLEWADLGRAALVKPKVEAREEEEITDLKVLVDAVREANSAIGIPAQHSPWLPALSETLLLDEVEVPAAAALAPGRLPPAPYGVEDIPADQARRPVVVDFSSFGHLIVGGAPRSGRSQILRTLAGSIARTHSSADVHLYGIDCGNGALNALTRLPHCGAVVARNQTERAVRLVTRLKGELTRRQDLLSDKGFADIGEQRASVTEEERLPHVVVLLDRWEGWLPTLGEYNHGELTDELQTMMREGASVGIHLVVTGDRQVLLGRMASLTEEKYGLRLADRSDFTMLGINARKVPEEIPPGRGFKNESAVETQFALLSDDVSGQGQAAALATIGEAAAARDAEVPRARRPFRVDSLPSRIGFPEAWEMRDPAIAQAKLWGLAGIGGDDIMAFGPDLSQGVPTFVVAGPAKSGRSTALLNLARSYLLQGVRLVIAAPRPSPLRELDGQDGVLKVFTEDDIESDDFNEAIESASPEEPVVVIVDDGEVLEDADCERELKRLVQRGADRGLALVIGGDEEEVCSGFSGWQVEAKKGRRGLLLSPQDSGAGELIGIRTTRSMVGGPVTPGKGMLHLGNGETITVTVPL
- a CDS encoding cold-shock protein; protein product: MATGTVKWFNAEKGFGFIAQEGGGPDVFVHYSAINASGFRSLEENQAVTFDVTQGPKGPQAENVTPA
- a CDS encoding AMP-dependent synthetase/ligase, which encodes MSRDASARPQPVLPEPEVRRLDGVVREVSVPPLILPVTHGSLADIPFDNADQVPDDAVLSRKGPDGRWTDVTAAEFADQVLAVAKGLIAEGLMPGDRLAIMARTTYEWTLLDFAAWAAGLVTVPVYPTSSIFQTRWILQDSGAVAIAVEHVSQAAALGPERDRLPDVQHMWIFEKGHTDRLAELGRDVPDQEVAVRRGVLGPDSLATVMYTSGTTGRPKGCALTHGNFFAEVDNAVELLHPVFKSTFKEPASTLLYLPLSHVFGRMVAVACMRARVRLGHAPSIRTEELLVDLAGFAPTFLLAIPYVLEKVYNTGRATAEKMGRAASFDRAARVARGYGEALEAQQHGTGSGPGAKLRAARALYDPLVYRRIRAALGGKVRQVVCGGSPLGRRLASFYAGAGIQVYEGYGLTESTAAATLTYPHRPRLGTVGWPLPGTRVRVAQDGEVLLSGNQVFRGYWDPQAGGVVPAAQDGWFATGDIGELDDDGYLTITGRKKDILITTSGKNVAPAPLEDWLRAHPLINQCVVIGDNRPYVTALVTLDAEGMAHWCRMTGKGQVPVATLADDPGLLAVLQRAVDDANRLVSRAESIRRFTVLPLNFTETAGHLTPTMKLRRAVVTREFAGEIESMYDGALGEA